The Candidatus Margulisiibacteriota bacterium genomic interval GCATCCAGGGCGAGGGTCTATACGCCGGCGCGCCAACAACTTTTGTGCGCTTCAGCGGCTGCAATCTGCGCTGCGCTTACTGCGATACCAAAAAATCCTGGCGTGAGACCAAATACTGTCTTTATCAGCCGGTGGAGTTTGCGCGGCGTCTGGTACGCGTGCCCAATGCCGTTTCCGCGGAAGACTGCGCGGACATGATTTTCTGGCTGGCGCCGCGGGGGCTGGTCAGCTTCACCGGCGGAGAGCCGCTGCTGCAGGCCAAATACATCGCGCGCGTGCTGCAGCTCCTCGGCGCCAACTACACATACCTTATCGAGACGAACGGCTCCCTGCCGGCCGCGCTGAAACATCTGCCCAATCTGCCAAATATTGTTTACTCGATCGACTTAAAAGCTCCGCAATTTTTGCGCTTTTATAAAAACGTGCCGCAAAAATCGGCAAAATATCTAAAAATAATTCTGGAAAAAAATTTGGCTGTCGAAAAAATACTGCGGATATTGGATCGGATCAAAATGACCAGCACGCCGCTTTTTCTCCAGCCGCTAAACAATCGGGTTGCCAAAAAGGAATTGCAAAAATGGATGTATTATTTAGAAAAAAATGGGTATGTATATAAAGTAATGCCGCAGATACATAAATTTGTCCGCTGGAAATAAGGCGCGTTTGCGCAGGGGCGCAAAATGCGCAAATTTATACATCAAAAATAATTAATGTATCTTCGCTGTTCATTATTGCACAGAAAAAATCGATATATTTTTGCTGGATTTTCAGATTTTTAGCTTAAATAAGCCAAAAATTCGGCTTGGCAAAAAAACTGCCATTTATCCGCTGTAACAAACAACGGGGGGATAAATAATGGCAGTCGCAACCAAACTTAAAAGCAGGATCGAGAAAAAATTAATCTCCAGCGAAATTCTTGAACTCAAAAACACGGAAAAGAAAATTATTGCCAAACTGGTCAGCGGTTCGCTGGGCGGCGGTCTCACCAAAGAAAAAAATCAGCTGGTCATGGAAAATCTGCCGCTGGCGATTTATCTGGCTAAAAAATACACCCGCAAAGATGTGGATATTCAAGATCTGGTACAGGTCGCGGCGATCGGCTTGATCAAAGCCGTACGCAAATATAATCCGTCGCGCAAAGTCCGGCTGTCTTATTATGCCGTCCCGACTATTGACGG includes:
- a CDS encoding 7-carboxy-7-deazaguanine synthase QueE, which codes for MSGLPATPKRLRGVPRENKIKMQANLQEIFRSIQGEGLYAGAPTTFVRFSGCNLRCAYCDTKKSWRETKYCLYQPVEFARRLVRVPNAVSAEDCADMIFWLAPRGLVSFTGGEPLLQAKYIARVLQLLGANYTYLIETNGSLPAALKHLPNLPNIVYSIDLKAPQFLRFYKNVPQKSAKYLKIILEKNLAVEKILRILDRIKMTSTPLFLQPLNNRVAKKELQKWMYYLEKNGYVYKVMPQIHKFVRWK